In the genome of Quercus robur chromosome 3, dhQueRobu3.1, whole genome shotgun sequence, one region contains:
- the LOC126718572 gene encoding xyloglucan O-acetyltransferase 1 isoform X1 — MGSTTLTTPFKDQTHYSLAKKLLPWTIYAFFPIVIFRLYFYPLQLPQSSRDRFSNTSPIIITTSSTLSLAPPPRFSPPPHLSPHKAEEARADETPCDYTSGKWVSDKLGPLYNGTTCGTIKDGQNCINHGRPDFDYLYWKWKPKQCDLPRFEPNTFLQLIRNKHIAFVGDSMARNQLESLLCMLSTASVPELVYKDGEENKFRRWHFPSHNANVSVYWSPFLVKGIEKSQLGPDFNKLYLDHVDERWAGDLDHINMIVLSIGHWFLHPAVYYEGDLVLGCHYCPGLNHTEIGFYDVLRKALRTTLKTIIERRGSNGNAIDVVVTTFSPSHFEGDWDKAGACPKKKPYNESEKQLEGMDAEMRKIEVEEVNATKDNAKQFAKFRLEALDVTKLSLMRPDGHPGPYMHPFPFANGVTDRVQNDCVHWCLPGPIDTWNEILLQVVKKWEGPSERGG; from the exons ATGGGTAGTACAACGTTAACAACTCCGTTCAAAGACCAAACTCACTACTCCCTTGCCAAGAAGCTCTTACCTTGGACTATCTATGCCTTCTTCCCAATAGTTATCTTTCGCCTTTACTTTTACCCTCTTCAACTCCCTCAATCTTCAAGAGATCGGTTCTCCAATACCAGCCCCATAATCATCACAACCTCTTCTACTCTTTCTCTTGCCCCACCTCCTCGTTTTTCTCCTCCTCCTCATTTGTCTCCTCATAAAG CAGAAGAGGCAAGAGCTGATGAGACTCCATGTGACTACACTTCGGGCAAATGGGTCTCTGACAAGTTGGGACCTCTATACAATGGTACAACATGTGGTACCATAAAAGATGGCCAGAATTGTATCAATCATGGCAGGCCGGACTTTGACTACCTCTATTGGAAGTGGAAACCGAAGCAATGTGATCTACCAAGGTTTGAACCAAACACTTTTCTTCAACTCATTAGGAACAAGCATATTGCATTTGTGGGTGATTCCATGGCTAGGAACCAATTAGAGTCCCTTCTTTGCATGTTATCCACTGCCTCTGTGCCTGAACTTGTTTACAAGGATGGGGAGGAGAACAAGTTTCGTAGGTGGCATTTTCCTTCTCACAATGCTAATGTCTCAGTGTATTGGTCACCATTTCTAGTTAAGGGTATTGAAAAGTCACAATTGGGGCCTGATTTTAACAAGTTGTATTTAGATCATGTTGATGAAAGGTGGGCAGGTGATTTGGATCATATAAACATGATTGTATTGTCAATTGGGCATTGGTTTCTACACCCAGCGGTGTACTATGAGGGTGATTTAGTGTTAGGCTGTCATTACTGTCCTGGTCTCAATCACACTGAGATTGGATTTTATGATGTTTTAAGAAAGGCTCTTAGAACTACCCTTAAGACCATAATTGAAAGGAGAGGGTCTAATGGTAATGCAATTGATGTAGTTGTGACTACATTTTCACCTTCACATTTTGAAGGCGATTGGGATAAGGCCGGGGCTTGTCCAAAGAAAAAGCCTTATAATGAGAGTGAGAAGCAGCTTGAAGGAATGGATGCTGAAATGAGAAAAATTGAGGTAGAAGAAGTGAATGCAACAAAGGACAATGCTAAGCAATTTGCAAAATTTAGACTTGAGGCATTAGATGTGACCAAATTATCATTGATGAGGCCAGATGGGCACCCGGGGCCATATATGCATCCTTTTCCATTTGCTAATGGGGTTACGGATCGAGTGCAGAATGATTGTGTGCATTGGTGCTTACCTGGGCCTATTGACACATGGAATGAAATTTTGCTACAAGTAGTGAAGAAATGGGAGGGTCCATCAGAGAGAGGTGGATGA
- the LOC126718572 gene encoding xyloglucan O-acetyltransferase 1 isoform X2: MGSTTLTTPFKDQTHYSLAKKLLPWTIYAFFPIVIFRLYFYPLQLPQSSRDRFSNTSPIIITTSSTLSLAPPPRFSPPPHLSPHKEEARADETPCDYTSGKWVSDKLGPLYNGTTCGTIKDGQNCINHGRPDFDYLYWKWKPKQCDLPRFEPNTFLQLIRNKHIAFVGDSMARNQLESLLCMLSTASVPELVYKDGEENKFRRWHFPSHNANVSVYWSPFLVKGIEKSQLGPDFNKLYLDHVDERWAGDLDHINMIVLSIGHWFLHPAVYYEGDLVLGCHYCPGLNHTEIGFYDVLRKALRTTLKTIIERRGSNGNAIDVVVTTFSPSHFEGDWDKAGACPKKKPYNESEKQLEGMDAEMRKIEVEEVNATKDNAKQFAKFRLEALDVTKLSLMRPDGHPGPYMHPFPFANGVTDRVQNDCVHWCLPGPIDTWNEILLQVVKKWEGPSERGG, encoded by the exons ATGGGTAGTACAACGTTAACAACTCCGTTCAAAGACCAAACTCACTACTCCCTTGCCAAGAAGCTCTTACCTTGGACTATCTATGCCTTCTTCCCAATAGTTATCTTTCGCCTTTACTTTTACCCTCTTCAACTCCCTCAATCTTCAAGAGATCGGTTCTCCAATACCAGCCCCATAATCATCACAACCTCTTCTACTCTTTCTCTTGCCCCACCTCCTCGTTTTTCTCCTCCTCCTCATTTGTCTCCTCATAAAG AAGAGGCAAGAGCTGATGAGACTCCATGTGACTACACTTCGGGCAAATGGGTCTCTGACAAGTTGGGACCTCTATACAATGGTACAACATGTGGTACCATAAAAGATGGCCAGAATTGTATCAATCATGGCAGGCCGGACTTTGACTACCTCTATTGGAAGTGGAAACCGAAGCAATGTGATCTACCAAGGTTTGAACCAAACACTTTTCTTCAACTCATTAGGAACAAGCATATTGCATTTGTGGGTGATTCCATGGCTAGGAACCAATTAGAGTCCCTTCTTTGCATGTTATCCACTGCCTCTGTGCCTGAACTTGTTTACAAGGATGGGGAGGAGAACAAGTTTCGTAGGTGGCATTTTCCTTCTCACAATGCTAATGTCTCAGTGTATTGGTCACCATTTCTAGTTAAGGGTATTGAAAAGTCACAATTGGGGCCTGATTTTAACAAGTTGTATTTAGATCATGTTGATGAAAGGTGGGCAGGTGATTTGGATCATATAAACATGATTGTATTGTCAATTGGGCATTGGTTTCTACACCCAGCGGTGTACTATGAGGGTGATTTAGTGTTAGGCTGTCATTACTGTCCTGGTCTCAATCACACTGAGATTGGATTTTATGATGTTTTAAGAAAGGCTCTTAGAACTACCCTTAAGACCATAATTGAAAGGAGAGGGTCTAATGGTAATGCAATTGATGTAGTTGTGACTACATTTTCACCTTCACATTTTGAAGGCGATTGGGATAAGGCCGGGGCTTGTCCAAAGAAAAAGCCTTATAATGAGAGTGAGAAGCAGCTTGAAGGAATGGATGCTGAAATGAGAAAAATTGAGGTAGAAGAAGTGAATGCAACAAAGGACAATGCTAAGCAATTTGCAAAATTTAGACTTGAGGCATTAGATGTGACCAAATTATCATTGATGAGGCCAGATGGGCACCCGGGGCCATATATGCATCCTTTTCCATTTGCTAATGGGGTTACGGATCGAGTGCAGAATGATTGTGTGCATTGGTGCTTACCTGGGCCTATTGACACATGGAATGAAATTTTGCTACAAGTAGTGAAGAAATGGGAGGGTCCATCAGAGAGAGGTGGATGA
- the LOC126718569 gene encoding uncharacterized protein LOC126718569, with protein sequence MAATVSLSFSIDPQPQHHYFSHFKPHQTLPFTSSPLFPKYPLLTIAHRHNRYAFKSSSSSSPSTPSTTATTSSSFLEDPFRTGRFLSNEELEKLKLLEDFRYYRELESGSLWIRVMRAEEMDDTVALLAESFAESMVWPSGYLSLLRFLVKQYLIERRALMPHTATLIGFYREKENERLEHEEEEEEEELAGTVEVCFDKRGANASPPTPTPPKNSPYICNMSVDKPLRRRGIGWHLLKASEELISQMNSTREVYLHCRMIDAAPFNMYIKAGYKVVNTDSIFILLMLQRRKHLMCKKLPVLGSPFDMSDSDEE encoded by the exons ATGGCTGCAACAgtttcactctctttctccATAGATCCACAACCACAACACCACTACTTTTCCCACTTCAAACCCCACCAAACTCTTCCTTTCACTTCCTCACCTCTTTTCCCCAAATACCCACTTCTTACTATTGCTCACAGACACAACCGCTACGCTTTcaaatcctcttcttcttcctcccccTCAACTCCTTCAACGACAGCAACAACAAGCTCTTCTTTTCTCGAAGACCCATTTCGAACAGGTCGGTTTCTGAGCAATGAAGAGCTTGAAAAGCTCAAACTCCTCGAGGATTTCAGGTATTATCGGGAACTGGAATCTGGGTCATTGTGGATTCGGGTGATGAGGGCAGAGGAGATGGACGACACAGTTGCTTTGCTCGCTGAGTCCTTTGCTGAGTCCATGGTTTGGCCTTCTGGTTACCTTTCGTTGTTGAGGTTCTTGGTGAAGCAGTACTTGATTGAGAGACGAGCTCTAATGCCTCACACTGCCACGCTTATTGGGTTCTacagagaaaaggaaaatgaaagactagaacatgaagaagaagaagaggaggaagagtTGGCAGGGACTGTGGAGGTTTGCTTTGATAAAAGGGGTGCAAATGCTTCTCCTCCTACGCCTACTCCTCCTAAGAATTCGCCTTATATTTGTAACATGTCCGTGGATAAGCCACTTCGCAG GAGGGGCATTGGCTGGCATCTACTTAAAGCAAGTGAGGAATTAATTTCTCAAATGAATTCCACAAGAGAGGTGTACTTGCACTGCAGAATGATTGATGCAGCTCCATTCAACATGTACATAAAAGCAGGTTATAAGGTTGTGAATACGGATAGCATTTTCATCCTGTTGATGTTGCAGAGACGTAAGCATTTGATGTGCAAGAAACTTCCAGTTCTAGGAAGCCCTTTTGATATGTCAGATTCTGATGAGGAATAA